Within Dysgonomonas sp. HDW5A, the genomic segment TTGCACCGGATAAAAGTACTCCATCTGAGGGAACAGAGAATGTGGTGATAGATATCAGCAAAACCTATCAAACGATAGAAAGTTTTGCGGCATCCGACTGCTGGTTTGCAAATTATATCGGAGAATATTGGACGAATAGTGAAAAGGAAGAAATTGCAAAGCTCCTATTCTCAAGCAATATAAAAAATGGACAACCCGAAGGTATCGGGTTATCAGGCTGGCGTTTCAATTTGGGTGGCGGTACTGCACAACAGGGAGCAGCCAGCGGAATTGCTGATGTTGAAAAAAGAGCCGAATCTTTTATGGATCCGGTAACTGGAACCTTAGATTGGAGCAAACAGGCAGGACAGCAATATTTTATTGACAAAGCGAAAAGCTATGGCTGCTCACAGTTTGTGATGTTCAGTAACACGCCTCCCGTATATATGACTCAAAATGGAAAAGGCTATTCTCAGATGGGCGCTTACTCGAATCTGAAAGCCGATTCGTATGATGATTTCGCAGACTATATTACGTCAGCCGTCAAATATTTTAAAGATAATAAAGCAATCGATTTTACCTATATCAGTCCTGTAAATGAACCTCAGTATAATTGGGATGAACCCAATCAGGAGGGATCGGGTTGGCAAAACAGCGAAATAAAAAAGATTGCTGTGGAACTTGATAAGTCGCTAGAATCAAAAAATCTAACCTCCAAGATATTAGTTGCCGAGTCTGCTGCATGGAATTATATTTATGAGAGTGCCAACGATGCAGGCCGAAATAATGTAATCTCAAATCTATTTAATAGTACATCATCTAATTATATTGGAAACCTCAAACATATAGCACCCGTAATCGTAGGACACAGTTATTGGTTAGATGGCGATTGGGCAACCCTCTTAAGTACAAGAAAAAATGTAGCTTCGAGTGCCGA encodes:
- a CDS encoding glycoside hydrolase, with the translated sequence MKKIKLMSCMCVAIALFACNDDPAYTIAPDKSTPSEGTENVVIDISKTYQTIESFAASDCWFANYIGEYWTNSEKEEIAKLLFSSNIKNGQPEGIGLSGWRFNLGGGTAQQGAASGIADVEKRAESFMDPVTGTLDWSKQAGQQYFIDKAKSYGCSQFVMFSNTPPVYMTQNGKGYSQMGAYSNLKADSYDDFADYITSAVKYFKDNKAIDFTYISPVNEPQYNWDEPNQEGSGWQNSEIKKIAVELDKSLESKNLTSKILVAESAAWNYIYESANDAGRNNVISNLFNSTSSNYIGNLKHIAPVIVGHSYWLDGDWATLLSTRKNVASSADAAGLKVYQTEWSMLGDGYSSSEFVGFDNASYMDIALYMSKVIHCDLAYANVASWSYWTALSPERWSHKNRFLLIKVTPAGGDYGDFKQSGTHAATKTLWVLGNYSLFIRPDYKRIDLGMADTSKDLFGSAYISPNKKEVVAVYTNLSTKQYDAKAGIKNVEIESIKTYTTNQSQDLAENTISDTQASILINPNSVVTVVYKLK